From a single Myxocyprinus asiaticus isolate MX2 ecotype Aquarium Trade chromosome 33, UBuf_Myxa_2, whole genome shotgun sequence genomic region:
- the LOC127424658 gene encoding chymotrypsin-like elastase family member 2A has protein sequence MMKFVVLAVLVVAVYGCGLPTYPPVVTRVVGGEDVRPHSWPWQISLQYSSGSNWGHTCGGTLISNEWVLTAAHCISSSRTYRVYLGKHNLKEEEDGSVAIPAGKIIVHEGWNSFIIRNDIALIKLQTPITPSDKIAPACLPVDGDILPNNAPCYVTGWGRLYTNGPIADNLQQALLPVVDYPTCSRFDWWGSQVTQNMVCAGGDGVVAGCNGDSGGPLNCKGNDGAWEVHGIVSFGSGLSCNYQKKPTVFTRVSAYIDWISKNMASY, from the exons ATGATGAAGTTTGTGGTTCTGGCTGTTCTGGTCGTTGCAG TTTACGGATGTGGGCTGCCCACATACCCCCCTGTTGTGACGAGGGTAGTGGGGGGTGAGGACGTGCGTCCACACAGCTGGCCATGGCAG ATCTCCCTTCAGTACAGCAGTGGTAGTAACTGGGGTCACACTTGCGGAGGCACCCTCATTTCCAATGAGTGGGTTCTTACTGCTGCTCACTGCATCAG cagcagcagaacTTACAGAGTGTATCTGGGAAAACATAACCTGAAGGAAGAGGAGGATGGATCTGTCGCCATTCCCGCTGGCAAGATCATTGTCCATGAGGGTTGGAATTCCTTCATTATCCG TAATGACATTGCCCTGATCAAACTGCAGACTCCAATCACCCCAAGTGACAAAATCGCACCTGCATGTCTTCCTGTGGATGGGGATATTCTGCCCAACAATGCACCCTGCTATGTCACTGGTTGGGGACGCCTCTACA CCAATGGTCCCATTGCTGATAACCTGCAGCAGGCTCTCCTGCCTGTGGTGGATTATCCCACTTGCTCAAGGTTTGACTGGTGGGGCTCTCAGGTCACACAGAACATGGTCTGCGCTGGTGGAGACGGTGTTGTGGCTGGATGTAAT GGCGACTCTGGTGGCCCTCTGAACTGTAAGGGTAATGATGGAGCTTGGGAGGTCCATGGTATTGTGAGCTTTGGTTCTGGCCTGAGCTGCAATTACCAAAAGAAGCCCACTGTTTTCACTCGTGTGAGCGCCTACATTGACTGGATCAGCAAG AACATGGCCTCCTATTAA
- the LOC127424653 gene encoding 5-aminolevulinate synthase, erythroid-specific, mitochondrial, with amino-acid sequence MSVFLHHCPFLKSTPGPSLRNVAAYLSLADRCPIIVRQISVKADQSVEENGLLPHKEPKRQLAMTATQVAISMSQSCPFVSSKIGLVKASPQVQEDVQSINESNNQGTTGMMSSLFSGLQSHHSIGPTHLLQDNIVRPSFYYDDFFTQKIVEKMNDHTYRVFKTVNRFAEVFPFAEDYSVPGRMGSQVSVWCSNDYLGMSRHPRVVQAIREALEKHGAGAGGTRNISGTSNYHVALESELARLHQKDGALVFSSCFVANDSTLFTLAKMLPGCEIYSDMGNHASMIQGIRNSGAKRYIFRHNDANHLEELLSHSDPLTPKIVAFETVHSMDGAICPLEELCDVAHKYGALTFVDEVHAVGLYGAHGAGVGERDNVMHKIDIVSGTLGKAFGCVGGYIASTAALVDTVRSYAAGFIFTTSLPPMVLAGAMESVRVLKSPEGQALRRAHQRNVKHMRQLLLDAGLPVVNCPSHIIPIRVGNAVKNSEVCDILLERHNIYVQAINYPTVPRGEELLRLAPSPFHNPIMMNYFVEKLLDVWQEVGLPLNGPAMASCTFCDRPLHFDLMSEWEKSYFGNMEPRYITVAAQ; translated from the exons ATGTCTGTTTTTCTACATCACTGCCCATTCCTGAAGTCCACTCCAGGCCCTTCTTTGAGGAATGTGGCTGCGTACCTTAGCTTGGCTGACCGATGCCCGATCATTGTCCGGCAGATCTCGGTAAAAGCCGACCAGTCAGTGGAGGAAAATG GCCTGCTCCCTCATAAGGAGCCAAAGCGACAGCTGGCCATGACAGCCACTCAGGTGGCGATCTCCATGTCACAGAGCTGTCCATTTGTTTCCTCTAAGATTGGACTGGTTAAAGCCAGTCCGCAAGTGCAGGAGGATGTacagtcaatcaatgaatcaaACAATCAAGGcacaacag GCATGATGAGCTCACTGTTCAGTGGCTTACAAAGTCATCACTCTATTGGTCCTACACACCTTCTCCAGGACAACATTG TCAGGCCAAGTTTCTACTATGATGACTTCTTCACACAGAAGATTGTGGAGAAGATGAATGACCATACCTACCGTGTCTTTAAGACGGTGAACCGTTTTGCAGAGGTTTTTCCCTTTGCTGAGGACTACTCTGTCCCAGGACGCATGGGCTCCCAGGTGTCTGTATGGTGCAGTAATGATTACCTGGGCATGAGTCGACATCCCCGTGTTGTCCAGGCAATTCG AGAGGCTTTGGAAAAACATGGAGCAGGAGCAGGTGGCACACGGAATATTTCTGGGACGAGTAATTATCATGTGGCCCTGGAGAGTGAGCTAGCCCGTCTACACCAGAAAGATGGAGCACTAGTCTTCTCTTCCTGCTTTGTGGCCAATGATTCCACCCTCTTTACCTTGGCAAAAATGCTCCCAG GCTGTGAGATCTACTCAGATATGGGCAATCATGCCTCCATGATCCAGGGCATCAGGAACAGTGGAGCCAAACGTTACATTTTCCGACACAATGACGCCAATCACCTGGAGGAACTGCTCAGCCACTCCGATCCACTCACCCCCAAAATCGTGGCTTTTGAAACTGTGCATTCTATGGATG GTGCCATTTGCCCTCTAGAAGAGCTGTGCGACGTAGCACACAAATATGGGGCTCTGACCTTTGTGGATGAGGTTCACGCTGTTGGGCTATATGGGGCACATGGAGcaggtgtgggagagagagacaatGTCATGCACAAGATCGATATTGTCTCTGGAACTCTGG GTAAGGCGTTTGGCTGTGTGGGTGGGTACATTGCCAGTACTGCCGCCCTGGTGGACACTGTGCGCTCCTATGCCGCAGGGTTTATCTTTACTACCTCCTTGCCTCCTATGGTGCTTGCGGGGGCAATGGAATCAGTACGTGTGCTGAAGAGCCCAGAGGGTCAAGCTTTGCGCAGAGCTCACCAGAGAAACGTCAAACACATGAGACAGCTGCTGCTGGATGCTGGACTGCCTGTAGTCAACTGCCCCAGTCACATCATTCCCATACGA GTTGGAAATGCAGTGAAAAACTCTGAAGTGTGTGATATTCTATTGGAGAGACACAACATCTACGTGCAGGCCATAAATTACCCAACAGTGCCTCGTGGAGAGGAGCTGCTGCGGCTGGCCCCTTCTCCTTTCCACAACCCTATTATGATGAACTACTTTGTTG AGAAACTGTTGGACGTCTGGCAGGAGGTTGGACTACCACTGAATGGACCAGCGATGGCCTCTTGTACCTTCTGTGATCGCCCACTCCACTTTGACCTCATGAGCGAGTGGGAGAAGTCATATTTTGGTAACATGGAGCCCAGGTACATCACTGTGGCTGCACAGTAA